GATGATCCTTCGACCAGCGCGAACTGCGCGGATCGCGTGGGGAGCTTCCCATCGGACTCCAGCGCGGCCATGAGAGCGGTGGACGACAGGCCTAATCGAACACCGGCGTGCGGCCGCGGCTTGGTCGCGTCGTCGTGCTCAAGCGCCTGCATCCCCGCGTCGATGGCCCGCAGGTGCGGCAGCAGGCGCCCGCCGTGGCGAGTCAGCGTGACGCCGTTGCTGCTGCGGTCGAAGAGCCGGTGCCCAAGTGTCTGTTCGATCCTGCTCAGCTGGGAACTCAACGCGGGCTGCGGCACCCCCAGCCGTTGCGCGGCGCGACGGATGCTCGACTCCTCGATCACTGTGAGCAGAATCCGGATGTGCCGGATCTCCAACTTCACTGCCGACCTCCACGGTTTGAATGGTCACGAGCGACGTGCGACATTTCCGCTTCTGACTGGCGTGTGCCGGTGGACGCCTTGGAGCACCGCCCGACAGGCATCAACGACGATGCGTTCATTCGATGTGAAGGCACGCCGAGGAACCACCCTTGACCTTCGGCAGTCGGAAACCGACCAAACGGCCAAAATCCGCGCACCTGTGGCATGGGTGGGTACATCGCCGCATTCGCCGGCCCACACGCGGGTGTGGTGCCGGGACGGCGACCCGAGCTTCAAGAACCGCAGGTCGCGGCCTTCAGCGAAAGGAAACGGCCTCGATGCGGGCCGCGCTCGGGCTAGTGGAGCTCAGCAGCGGAAAAGAACCGCGGATGCGACATGACCACGCTTGTCCCGGTGTGCTCCATCGTCAGACCGTCCCCCCGGACAGAATTTCGGCAATCGACGGCCGTCAGTGTAGTTGAACGGGAGGTGCAGTCAAGCGCACCGATGGTGCCGTCAATCGCGGTCCCTCTCGGCCGTCCGCACGTCGCCTGAGGCTCCGCCCCAACCTCGTCGACGCAGTAGCCGTTCTGTTCGATTCGCCGCAGTGCAGCCTGCTCCAACGCCGCAGGATCGGCCGTGCCGCGTCGATTCCGGACAACCGGTTGGGCCGAACCGGTCATCTTCGGAACGGATCGGCCTGGTGGGTCGTCTCGTCTCAGGCGCGGTAGCTTGGCTTGATCGTCATGTCACCGGAGGGGAGCCGATGACTGATCCGTTGGCCACGTGCAGCGTTTGGTGGACGACTGGGAGCGCAACGCCGAGGAGAAAGCCGCCCGGTACTAGGCGATGCGGCAGGAGGTCGAGCGGATCTCCATCACCGCTGCCGGGCGCCCACGCGGTCGTCACGCCGGACGGGACGGCGCACCGGTTCACCGTCACACCGGACAGCAAGGTCACGTACCCGCCCGAACTGGACGCGGTGTTCGACGGCCGGGGCACCGCGACCCTCGTCCTGCGCCGGACCGGCTGAGCCGGAACCCGCTGCGGCGTCCGGTAACACGGCGTCGGTGTTCGACGACTTGCTCAACTGGGCACGCACCCCGCGGCCCCGCCCGTGCGGCGCTTCCCCGAAGTGCTCGCCACGCACTAGGAGACCACCATGGCCCTGTCGCCGAAGTACTCCGTCTACCACTCAGCCGTCCTCGACGCAGACGCCGACGAGGTGTGGGCGAAGGTCCGGGACATCATGGTGCTGCTCGACATCGTGTTCGGCGAGGGCGTCGAGAACGCGCACTGGACCCACGGCGGCTCGGCGAAGAAGGTGCCGTCGACGTTCGAGTTCACCCTCCTGCCCAACCACGACCTGGCGGTGGAGGAGGTCGTGGGCCGCTCGGAGACCGAACGCTCGCTCACCTACCGCTCGGTCGGGCAGGTGTTGTTCATCGTGGACTACGTGGCCACCTACCGGGTCCGGCCGGTGACGAACGAACCGGGTCGCAGCTTCATCGAGTGGGAACGCGAGTTCCGCGTGGTCCCCGACGCGCCGGCCGGCTTCCTCGACGACCTGGAAGCCCTCCTCGTCCAGGAGATCGCGACCGTGAAGGCGCACTTCGCCGCCTGACGCGGGCCACAGGTCGGTGCGGCAGGACGAGCCGGGGTGTAGCCGGGCGCGGTGGCGGGCACTCCCCCAGCAGGACCGGAACGTGCCTCCTGGGGGAGTGACATGCGCTTCAGCTCCGACAAGGACCTCGAACTGGCCGAGGACGCCGACCCCGCCGTCTTCCCGAGCGAGCGGTCACGGCGTCGGGCCATCGGCTTCGACCGGTGGTCGGGCCGCCACCCGGTGCTGATCACGCTGCTGACCGGCGCGGGCGTGGGCGTCCTGCTGTGGCTGGCCCTGCTGAACGCTCCCGCGGACAGGTTCGCTGTCCGCCTGGTCTTCTACGTGGCGGTCGTCGTCCTGGTGACGGTGGGGATCGCCCGGCTGGCGCTGAAGGCCAGGAAGAAGTACTACGGCCGTTGAGGGTGGCGTGCCCGCGGTGGTGAGCCGCGGGCACGCGCGAGGTGTGCATGACTAGCACTTCACCCAGTAGCCCGGAGAGGTCTGTCGGATGCTGCTGGTGGTGTAGACGTTCCACAGGCCGAGCACCTGGTTGGAGCCCATCGCGTAGGTCTGGCCCCAGAGGGCGTAGGCGCGACCGGCGGTGGTGTGCGCGTAGTTGTTGGCGGTGACGCATTCCGGCGTCGGCTGCGTGGTCGTGGTGGTCGGTGCGGTGGTGGTCGGTGCGGTGGTCGACGTCGGTTGGGTGGTGGAGGTGGGTTGTCCGCCACCGCCTTGCATGGCCTTGGCCATGTTCGCCACGGCGGTCATCTGCGGGCCGCTCTTGAGCGGGTACTGGGGGGACTGGTAGCCCCACCAGTCCCAGCAGCCGCGCGGGTTGCCGGTCATCGTGGTGGCCTGCGGGTAGAGCACGATCATGTTGTTGGTGTCGGCGTACTCGTTGAGGTAGCTCTTGTCCATCAACGCTTTGCCGACCAACCCGTAGTACTGGTAGCAGCCGTGCAGGGTGACCATCAGCTTGCACGGCCCGGACTCGCACGCCCGAGGGACGTAGGCGAAGCCCTCCCGGCCCATGCTCGCCGCGGCCGGGTTGCCGCCGGGCACGTACGCGCTCTGGTCGAACTGGATCAACCGGCCGGTCAACGCCCCCGTGGTGGCCGGGTTCACCGCCCCGAACAGGTGGCCGAGCATTTCCCGGACGGGGTCGTTGCCGCAGTTGTTGATGTAGGGCGAGGACGTGGAGCCGCAACTGTTCGGGCCGATGGGACTGACCCACGCGTGCCCGGCCTGGCTGGTGTTGTTGTAGGCGACCCGCGCGCCGAAGTCGCGGTAGTAGGTGGCCAGGTCGTTGTTGACGGCCCTGTCGATCGTCTGGTCCGCGCCCCCGTGGAACAGCCACACCGGGTCACCCGACAGGTTCTGCGGCGGGTCGACCTGGCCGGCGCCGGCGCGGTTGCGGGTCAACTGCTCGAGCTCGCCCGGTGTCTTGCGGGGCATGAACGTGTCCATGCACGCGTTCAGCGCGGTGCTGAGGTTGTTCTGGGCGCAGTCGTACGGGCCGGCGGAGTAGATCCCGGCGCCCTGGAACAGGCTGGAGTACGCGACGTGCAGCTGGTTGGCCATGAAGCCACCCGAGGACAACCCGCTGACGTAGGTGCCGGTGATGTCGTACTTGCCGAGCCCGCCCGTCTCCGATGCGGGCACGGCGGCCGTCGAGATGGCCAGGGAGGTCGCGGCCAGGCTGACGGCCGCGCCGAGTGTGAGCAACGCGTTCTTCAATCGCATGTGTTCGCCTCCGTCATTGCAGGCGCCGCCATCGCCGGAAGAGCACGTGATGACGGACAGGGTGGGTTGTTCGTTTTTCTTGGCGGACAGGCGGGACACCGTTTCCGCCAGTCGCACGTGATCGCAGTCACTGGTGTTTCACAGAGGTTAGGAACCGGCGCCGCGGGCCACCATGTGAACCGTTGACATCCCGGGCCGACGCCGACTGTCGGAAGACGCCATTGAGTCCGGGTGGGAGGTCGATACAATTCGACCCGGAGTTGTTTCCAGGATATTTGAAGAATGCGGGCGATGGCGTGCCCGCGAGTGTGCGGGGACTTTCAGCGGGTGAGCAGGTCGAGGAGGCGGTCGCCGCGTTCCGTGCGTTCGATGCCGACCTCGCGGCCTTCACGCCGGCGCAGCACCAGCCCGGCGTCCTCCAGGCACCGGGCGTGATAGCTCAACGCGTTGCGGCTGGTGCCGACCACGTCGGCGAGCCGCCCCATCGTCGTCCGCCGGTCGAGTGCGCGCAGGATCGCCGCTCGGACGTCGCCGCACACCAGTTCCAGCGCGTTCGCCCGCCCCGGTCCCCGGGCGTCGTCGGTGCCCGCCCAGAGGCGCGCCACCCCGGGGATCGGGTAGCCCAGCCAGGGCAGCTCGGGATGACCGAGGTTGAACACGAGCGAGCGGGGAGCCGACAGCATCGGCGCGAAGACCAGTCGTCGACCCGCCAGACCGGGCCCACCCGACCCACCGGCGGGCAGGAGCAACGTCCCGCCCACGCACCGGGTGAGGGGCGAGAGCGAACCGAGGACCACCGGCAGCCCACCCGTGACCACCGCCCGCCCCAGGCGCTCGACCTCCCGTTCCAGGAGCGGGGCACCACGGCGCCACACCACCTCGACCGCCTTCCACACGGCGGCCATCGCGTCCGCGTAGTCACCGAGCCACCGCCTCCGCTGCCGGAGAACGCGCGACCAGTGCGCCGGGATGCGCCCGGGTCCGTAGCAGGCTTCGAGGCCGCGGACGAGGTCGTCGTCGGTGAGCTCGTGCAACCGCTGCAGCTCGGGCTCGATCCCGTCCTGGGTGCCGAGCTCGGTCGGCACCAGGCAGTCGGGGATCGAGGCGTAGCCGGGCACCGTCAACACCGACAACGCGTGGCGGACCCGCGGCCGTACCGCCGCACTGATCCCGTCCTGCCGGCCAGGCGGAAGACCACGCCGCCGCTCACCCGCGATGTCCGCGAGAAGCGCCAGCATCGTGGGCAACGGGGTGACGGTCACCGAGGCCCGCACGTCATCCGGATCACCCAGGTCGAACCCCACCAGCCCGGCCCGGCGATCCACCACCTCGACCACACTCCCGGACTAGCACGAACGCACGGCGCACCGCTTTCGGCTCATTCCGGACTCTCGCACCGGCGCGCGTCGACGTGCAAGGACTTCATCGATTTTTGAAATGTTGCGCGTGACGGTCTCGCGCCGCACGCTGAACCGCGCGAAGTGGCTGAGTTGAACCGGGGCACGTGCCACCACAGCCGGCGTGCCCTCGGCGACGTCCATACCGCCATTCTCACCTCCGCCAGATCGGGACGACCCCGGACTCACTTACGGCACCTCTATGATTACGCTCCGTTGCACACGTAGAGGAGGTCCGGTGGCCGACGACCAGCAACCCGTGAACCGCAAGACGAGCGTCATCGAACACGGCCCGGCCTGGATCACCGCGATCGTCGGCGTGATCAGCCTGCTGACGGGCATCTTCTGGGGTAAGGCGACTTCGTCGGAGTCGGCCGCGACGACCGTCACGCAGACGATCACGGAGACGGTGACCGAGCGAGCGCAGGCGTCGGGCTCGGCACCCGCAGCCACCGGCACTCCCCAGGCGAACAGCAGCAGCCTGTTCTACAGCGGAGACGTCGCGTTCGAGCAGTGCACGGTGGGCGGCTTCAGCCTGGACTGGAATCCGCCTCGGTTCCTGGACGGCAAGAACCTCGAGACCGGGTGCGGCTCGCGGGATCTCCGCGCGGAGGACAACACGCCGTACGTGCTCGCCGAGTGGACCACGCAGTCGGAACCTTCCCGCGACGACTGCCGCAAGCAGGTCGACGAGAAGGGCAAATCCTCCACCGGGAAACTGGTCGTCGGCAGCTACATCTGTGGTCGCACGCCCGAGGGGCGGGATTTCCGAGGCCGAGTCAAGGGCGTCCCCGAGGACGTCTCGGCTCGCCTTGTCGTGGCCTTCGAGGTCTACAACAAGTAACCGGCTTCCTCGGTGCCCGGCGTCCGACCCAACCCGGTGGACGAGGCCGTGCGGTGAGGATGAGCACGGCCCGTCGAGTGTGCGACAGGCCCTTCGCACGCTTCCACCAACAGCGCGGCTCGCCCC
This DNA window, taken from Saccharothrix variisporea, encodes the following:
- a CDS encoding SRPBCC family protein, whose amino-acid sequence is MALSPKYSVYHSAVLDADADEVWAKVRDIMVLLDIVFGEGVENAHWTHGGSAKKVPSTFEFTLLPNHDLAVEEVVGRSETERSLTYRSVGQVLFIVDYVATYRVRPVTNEPGRSFIEWEREFRVVPDAPAGFLDDLEALLVQEIATVKAHFAA
- a CDS encoding extracellular catalytic domain type 2 short-chain-length polyhydroxyalkanoate depolymerase, which codes for MRLKNALLTLGAAVSLAATSLAISTAAVPASETGGLGKYDITGTYVSGLSSGGFMANQLHVAYSSLFQGAGIYSAGPYDCAQNNLSTALNACMDTFMPRKTPGELEQLTRNRAGAGQVDPPQNLSGDPVWLFHGGADQTIDRAVNNDLATYYRDFGARVAYNNTSQAGHAWVSPIGPNSCGSTSSPYINNCGNDPVREMLGHLFGAVNPATTGALTGRLIQFDQSAYVPGGNPAAASMGREGFAYVPRACESGPCKLMVTLHGCYQYYGLVGKALMDKSYLNEYADTNNMIVLYPQATTMTGNPRGCWDWWGYQSPQYPLKSGPQMTAVANMAKAMQGGGGQPTSTTQPTSTTAPTTTAPTTTTTQPTPECVTANNYAHTTAGRAYALWGQTYAMGSNQVLGLWNVYTTSSIRQTSPGYWVKC
- a CDS encoding winged helix-turn-helix domain-containing protein, whose product is MVDRRAGLVGFDLGDPDDVRASVTVTPLPTMLALLADIAGERRRGLPPGRQDGISAAVRPRVRHALSVLTVPGYASIPDCLVPTELGTQDGIEPELQRLHELTDDDLVRGLEACYGPGRIPAHWSRVLRQRRRWLGDYADAMAAVWKAVEVVWRRGAPLLEREVERLGRAVVTGGLPVVLGSLSPLTRCVGGTLLLPAGGSGGPGLAGRRLVFAPMLSAPRSLVFNLGHPELPWLGYPIPGVARLWAGTDDARGPGRANALELVCGDVRAAILRALDRRTTMGRLADVVGTSRNALSYHARCLEDAGLVLRRREGREVGIERTERGDRLLDLLTR